One Nicotiana tomentosiformis chromosome 4, ASM39032v3, whole genome shotgun sequence genomic window carries:
- the LOC138910375 gene encoding uncharacterized protein, with amino-acid sequence MAYGWKRKINLLALEKETAKAKLVSVEVQLWVAKEKADKWSQLNDDLRGQLSSVVTERDALGREYEAVKSKLATTSANADEVVAQYKADVEATEVRLKAMTEYMKRLSRREKLKEIHTQGFDLSAEIEEARKSEVEAKKLYEPDGSEGLEGSDGSGEESNPGED; translated from the coding sequence ATGGCCTATGGGTGGAAGAGAAAAATAAACCTGTTGGCTTTGGAGAAGGAAACTGCCAAGGCGAAGCTTGTATCGGTAGAGGTCCAACTCTGGGTGGCTAAGGAGAAAGCTGACAAGTGGTCTCAACTAAATGACGATCTCCGAGGACAACTGAGCTCGGTTGTCACAGAGAGAGACGCCCTCGGTAGAGAATATGAGGCAGTGAAGTCCAAGTTAGCTACTACCTCCGCCAATGCCGACGAAGTGGTAGCCCAATACAAGGCCGATGTGGAGGCAACCGAAGTCCGCCTGAAGGCAATGACCGAATACATGAAGAGGTTGTCTCGAAGAGAGAAGCTCAAAGAGATCCACACCCAAGGTTTTGACTTGTCGGCTGAGATCGAAGAAGCCAGAAAATCTGAAGTCGAGGCAAAGAAGCTTTATGAGCCTGATGGTTCCGAGGGATTAGAAGGCTCCGACGGCTCTGGCGAAGAGTCAAACCCTGGTGAAGATTAG